A window of Clostridia bacterium genomic DNA:
TATTTTTTGAATTTCCGCTGGTTGTTAGACCTACAACCACGTCTCCTTCATCTGCATAAGCCATTATCTGTTGACTAAAAATGTAATCTCCGCCAATATCATTGTCAATGGCAGTGATTATTCCTGTTTGAGAAACTAATGAAAATGCCTTTATACCGTATTGAAGTTTATCTGCTAATTCAATCTGGTTATTATCTGCCAAATACTGATAAACGTCAGAATCCTTTATAGTACGCTTATTATAAAAAGATTTTACAAATTCGCCTACTATATGTTCGCAATCACATGCGCTTCCTCCATTACCCATGAATAACAGTTTTTTTCCATTATTGATTGCTTCTAGCATTATTTCAATAATTTTCTCCAATCCGCCCTTAACATAGTTAAGGGCAGGATTCTTCATCATTAGTTCATCAATTATCGCCCTAGATCCAGCTTTCATTTTTCATCCTATGTAAATAGTAAAATCATTTTATTGTTTATATAATAGCACTATTTATTTATATTGTCAATTAGTAAAAACAATTTACTTATTGTTTTTTTAAATTTAATTTACTTTTTTTGTTTGCGATTTTATTTTTTTTGAGATATCATGATAAAAGAGTTTTACTATTAGACAAAATGAATGATTTTATGATAAAAATTATATTTATATGCAATTTAGTAAAGGAATAAAAAATGGCGATACTTGGTAAAAATTCAAAAGATCTAAAAGAATTAAATAAAAAATTGATTTTAAAACTCATTTGTCTTAACAATCAATTATCTAGAATTCAATTATCCAAGATGACATCGTTATCAAAAATGACAATAACCAATATCACCTCTGAGTTGATAAACGATGAGTGGATTGAAGAATCAGCATCCCAACCAAGCACAACATCTGGTCCAAAACCTGTAAATCTTATAATCTCAGAAAAAGCTCCAAAGTTATTAGGCTTGGCATTCAGACGTAAACGAATTGGTGTTGTTGTTACTTCATTGGATTTTAAGATACTTCACCAGAAATATGTAGGATATACTGACGAAGATTCTGTTCAAGATATTCTTAACATCTGTTATTCTTTGATTGACGAAGCAATAGAAAAATACACTATAATAGGCATAGGAGTTACAAGTCCTGGTCCTGTTGATAGCCAGTCGGGCACAATACTTAATCCTCCTAATATGGGTCAAATCAATAATATTGAAATAGTCAAAATTCTTGAAAACCGTTATGGACTTAAAGTGCATCTTAATAAAGATACCCAAGGTTCTGCTATAGCCGAAAAATTTTGGGGAAACGGTAAAGACATCAATGAATTTATTTATTATTCATACGCTTCAGGTATAGGTGCTAGTATAATTTCAGGTGGAATTCTATATCAGCCGCACGATTCATATGCGGGCGAAGTAGGACATATGTCGCTTAGTTTTAATGGTCCAAAATGCAAATGCGGCAACAACGGCTGTCTTGAAGTCTTTTGCTCTGCATCAAAATTGACTCAAGAAATAAACGAACG
This region includes:
- a CDS encoding ROK family protein encodes the protein MAILGKNSKDLKELNKKLILKLICLNNQLSRIQLSKMTSLSKMTITNITSELINDEWIEESASQPSTTSGPKPVNLIISEKAPKLLGLAFRRKRIGVVVTSLDFKILHQKYVGYTDEDSVQDILNICYSLIDEAIEKYTIIGIGVTSPGPVDSQSGTILNPPNMGQINNIEIVKILENRYGLKVHLNKDTQGSAIAEKFWGNGKDINEFIYYSYASGIGASIISGGILYQPHDSYAGEVGHMSLSFNGPKCKCGNNGCLEVFCSASKLTQEINERLNTNYSFLDCMNAYENPKTYDIFETQINFMAISMISLINAFNPSCIIIGDRGSELPQPLIDKLTKKINDTIFAKQHKYIPVIKSRFGRDSALYGSAAIVADSIFKTE
- a CDS encoding SIS domain-containing protein, encoding MKAGSRAIIDELMMKNPALNYVKGGLEKIIEIMLEAINNGKKLLFMGNGGSACDCEHIVGEFVKSFYNKRTIKDSDVYQYLADNNQIELADKLQYGIKAFSLVSQTGIITAIDNDIGGDYIFSQQIMAYADEGDVVVGLTTSGNSKNIYNGFYVACAKKAHTILLSGKDGGICKDIAEVSLIVKSDETHLIQEEHIKLYHAICLVLENEIFG